The Arachis ipaensis cultivar K30076 chromosome B05, Araip1.1, whole genome shotgun sequence nucleotide sequence NNNNNNNNNNNNNNNNNNNNNNNNNNNNNNNNNNNNNNNNNNNNNNNNNNNNNNNNNNNNNNNNNNNNNNNNNNNNNNNNNNNNNNNNNNNNNNNNNNNNNNNNNNNNNNNNNNNNNNNNNNNNNNNNNNNNNNNNNNNNNNNNNNNNNNNNNNNNNNNNNNNNNNNNNNNNNNNNNNNNNNNNNNNNNNNNNNNNNNNNNNNNNNNNNNNNNNNNNNNNNNNNNNNNNNNNNNNNNNNNNNNNNNNNNNNNNNNNNNNNNNNNNNNNNNNNNNNNNNNNNNNNNNNNNNNNNNNNNNNNNNNNNNNNNNNNNNNNNNNNNNNNNNNNNNNNNNNNNNNNNNNNNNNNNNNNNNNNNNNNNNNNNNNNNNNNNNNNNNNNNNNNNNNNNNNNNNNNNNNNNNNNNNNNNNNNNNNNNNNNNNNNNNNNNNNNNNNNNNNNNNNNNNNNNNNNNNNNNNNNNNNNNNNNNNNNNNNNNNNNNNNNNNNNNNNNNNNNNNNNNNNNNNNNNNNNNNNNNNNNNNNNNNNNNNNNNNNNNNNNNNNNNNNNNNNNNNNNNNNNNNNNNNNNNNNNNNNNNNNNNNNNNNNNNNNNNNNNNNNNNNNNNNNNNNNNNNNNNNNNNNNNNNNNNNNNNNNNNNNNNNNNNNNNNNNNNNNNNNNNNNNNNNNNNNNNNNNNNNNNNNNNNNNNNNNNNNNNNNNNNNNNNNNNNNNNNNNNNNNNNNNNNNNNNNNNNNNNNNNNNNNNNNNNNNNNNNNNNNNNNNNNNNNNNNNNNNNNNNNNNNNNNNNNNNNNNNNNNNNNNNNNNNNNNNNNNNNNNNNNNNNNNNNNNNNNNNNNNNNNNNNNNNNNNNNNNNNNNNNNNNNNNNNNNNNNNNNNNNNNNNNNNNNNNNNNNNNNNNNNNNNNNNNNNNNNNNNNNNNNNNNNNNNNNNNNNNNNNNNNNNNNNNNNNNNNNNNNNNNNNNNNNNNNNNNNNNNNNNNNNNNNNNNNNNNNNNNNNNNNNNNNNNNNNNNNNNNNNNNNNNNNNNNNNNNNNNNNNNNNNNNNNNNNNNNNNNNNNNNNNNNNNNNNNNNNNNNNNNNNNNNNNNNNNNNNNNNNNNNNNNNNNNNNNNNNNNNNNNNNNNNNNNNNNNNNNNNNNNNNNNNNNNNNNNNNNNNNNNNNNNNNNNNNNNNNNNNNNNNNNNNNNNNNNNNNNNNNNNNNNNNNNNNNNNNNNNNNNNNNNNNNNNNNNNNNNNNNNNNNNNNNNNNNNNNNNNNNNNNNNNNNNNNNNNNNNNNNNNNNNNNNNNNNNNNNNNNNNNNNNNNNNNNNNNNNNNNNNNNNNNNNNNNNNNNNNNNNNNNNNNNNNNNNNNNNNNNNNNNNNNNNNNNNNNNNNNNNNNNNNNNNNNNNNNNNNNNNNNNNNNNNNNNNNNNNNNNNNNNNNNNNNNNNNNNNNNNNNNNNNNNNNNNNNNNNNNNNNNNNNNNNNNNNNNNNNNNNNNNNNNNNNNNNNNNNNNNNNNNNNNNNNNNNNNNNNNNNNNNNNNNNNNNNNNNNNNNNNNNNNNNNNNNNNNNNNNNNNNNNNNNNNNNNNNNNNNNNNNNNNNNNNNNNNNNNNNNNNNNNNNNNNNNNNNNNNNNNNNNNNNNNNNNNNNNNNNNNNNNNNNNNNNNNNNNNNNNNNNNNNNNNNNNNNNNNNNNNNNGGGTGTTGATTTTGTTTCTgcaaacaagaattaaaatttgaaactaaTGAATtgatttcttctattttgttggACAGATTCTTGAATTTGCTGGGAATTTGTCATTTCTGGATTGAGGCTTTCTTCGTGAAGTGCCCATTTGTTGTTGCTTTCTGCGGacagttagagagagagagacatgTTCGAAGGTCGTTCCTGTGTGGTTTCGAGATTGTTTCCTAGCTCTTGCCAGGCAGAGAACAACTGGTCTTACATGAAATACCTGCCTGAGTTGGACATCAAGAATAATGGCAAGCGCCCTGCGGAAAATAATGCATCCGAGGATGAGAATCGTCCCAGGAAGTATACTAGGATGTTGGACTCCAAACAGAAATCCCTTGAGGATAATGAGAATTCTGTAGTTCCCCAAGAGGATCAGGAAACCATTGAGACATTGAGTATCTGCCAAGATGGCGAAGAAGCTGGTGATTGGACTGATGACCAGTCATTGGCTGAACAAGAAcagcatgatgatgatgatgatgattcacTGGAATTTGGTGAGCATCAATCTGATCAACAGCAGCAGGGTGAACATGAGGATTTCTTGGATTCAAGTATTCATCAATCAGACAAAGAACAGCAAGAGGATGAACTTGTGGCGGAGGATTCATTAGATTCTGGTGTTCGGCAATCGAATGAAGAACAGCAGCGGGGTGAACTCAGGGATTTATTAGATTCCGGTGTTCAGCTTGAGCTTGCTGTGAATTTATTGGAATCATGTGGTCAGCAATCTGATGACCACCAGCAGAACCATGCTGGGGGTTCATCAGATTCTGGCTCTCTCTTGCCACGCATGAACCGGGACAGCTCAATCACCTGTCTCAGCCGTTGCTCAAGGTCAGATTATGGCTCTCTTGCCTCTCTGAATAGGGGCTTCCGCAATGTAATCCGAAGCGGTGAGCTTTATAAATGGAGGAGACTAAATGGTATCATGGAACATTGGATTTATTTCTCCTATGCTCTCCTTGAATGGGAGGCCTATGATCCGATCCGTCAGCGATGGATGCATTTGCCAAGGATGGCCTCTAATGAGTGCTTCATGTGTTCGGATAAGGAATCTTTAGCCGTAGGTACCGATCTTCTTGTATTTGGGAGGGAGCTGCAATCCCTTGTTATATACAGATATAGTCTTTTGACAAACTCGTGGTCCTCCGGAATGAGGATGAATGCTCCGAGATGCTTGTTTGGCTCTGCTAGCCTTGGAGAGGTTGCAATCTTAGCTGGTGGGTGTGATTCTGATGGGCGTATCCTTGACTCTGCAGAGCTATACAATTCTGAGACTCAAACATGGGAATTACTCCCAAGCATGAAGAAACCCCGGAAGATGTGTTCCGGGGTATTCATGGATGGGAAGTTTTATGTTATAGGTGGAATTGGAGGAAGCGAGTCGAAGCTTCTTACATGTGGTGAGGAGTATGATTTACAGACTAGGACTTGGACCGAGATTCCTAGCATGTCCCCTGGACGTAGCAACAGGGGGTCGGAGATGCCTGCAATGGCCGAGGCACCTCCGTTGGTTGCGGTTGTAAATAATGAATTGTATGCTGCTGATTATGCTGACATGGAGGTTAAGAAATACGATAAGGAAAGAAAATTGTGGATTGTGATTGGGAGACTGCCGGAGCGGGCAGTATCAATGAATGGTTGGGGTCTTGCATTCAGGGCCTGCGGAAATAGGCTTATGGTTATTGGTGGACCTAGAACTCACGGCGAGGGCTTCATCGAACTCAATTCATGGGTGCCGGGTGAAGGTCCTCCGCAGTGGAATCTACTCGCTAGAAAACGGTCCGGTAACTTTGTCTATAACTGCGCCGTGATGGGATGCTGAATAATTGAATTGTGTGAAGGTTTAACACATCTTGACACTTCAAAGTCCTATGAAATTGTACAATGGTGATTCACCCATTGACATAGGAGTTTTGCTAATTGGTACCGTTCCCCTTCTCTCTTTCTATGATATTTTGATTCGAAGTCTGGGGAGGAGACTCGAGATATTTATCAAGATTGGCTGAAAAGTTTGCTTGGGAGGAAGCTCATCAGTATTTGTTTCCAAAAATTCCGATTACTGTTTTGTTCGATTTAGTTGGTATCCTACCCTCCAtttacattgacatgaaaattTTCTTGGTATCATGTAGCACAAAAGCAAGAAAAGGAGTATGTTAAATAATTGAAAAGTTCCAACACAAAATGTAGGTGACTGGTGCTGTCTGTTTTAAAAGATTTTAATCTTGAGAACACACAAACTAGACATTTGAATTTAATGATCACAAAGTTTCTTAGATTGAAGAAATGAAATAACTTTCTTAGAGTTGTTCATCAATTTTGAATTATGTATCAAaccaattttgttatttgaattcaTGATGGATTGTATACTTTGTATGTGACCATTTCATTCATTACTTGCGCAGATAGATTTTTCTTGTCTTTTCCTCTTTTATAGTATTATATTATGGATTTGTTCTTTTTGATGCAAGAATGCCAAAGAGCTAAATGCCTGAAACTACATATCAACATTCTTTTTGTTTTTAAGGCTTTCATGAAGCTTTCAGCAAAGATTACTATGTTGCTTCAAAGGCCCTTAAGCCATAgaagcatattttattttatttttattgccttcTGGCTTCATAATTGCATTGCATGAAACCATATTTTGGCCTATGATGATGCACTTGCCAGCTTGAATTTGAAATGCGTTTCAGAAACGATTTATCTTCCCAATATATCATCGTTACAACTAAATGAAAGAAGAGTTGATTGCCTCCTAATATTTCAAGACATTTGATTAAGTCATAATAATGAAGATTATAGTGATCATCTTAAATGTGTAGTTTTGTACCTGAGTtcccattatttttttttttttttaccaaagataggagactcgaacccgcaacctcttaattgagtatggggagactatgccatttgagctattactcattggctttaaaaatttggaaagataggagactcgaacccgcaacctcttaattgagtaggGGGAGTCTATgcataggagactcgaacccgcaactttTTAATTCAGTATGGAGAGTCtataccatttgagctattactcattggcctcGATAAAATGAGagcttaattattattaaatttgtaattcTTATTATATGTATGTTTTATTATTCTAATTTAAAagtgattatttttttattttattattttatcaactcCTTCACTTTAGATCTTGATTTATGgttttattatcattatcatttttttttggtACATTAAGAAACCCACCCATATATattacatattttataaaaattatgtaTATAATGAAGGGTGTGAGAGTTAAATCTACAAGTTCTTTCATATAATAACTTACAATAAGTGAGATACTattaaactagttagttaatttaataatttagagtattagttttttattttttattttattaatatgtataaaatttgaaatgattaaAATTGATATTTCTACTGGTAGCATCGGGTAGGATTTAAAACTTTATGGTGCGAGTAgtgttagggttgagagattctcaatttGCGGATAGAGTAGggtagaattttaataaaattttcaactcgCGAATAAGGTTAGAATtttaccctaccctacccattgctaGTCCCTTACACAGAATAGCGTTGAATTGTGTTCACCAAAGTGATGGAAGTATGGTCCAAAAATCAATCATTCTTAGAAAGAATAATAGTGACATAATTGATGTGTAAACAAGTAAACAAAGAGcaaagtttttgtttttgtttttatttgtctTTTGTGTGATAACAAAGCCTATTAATATTGGGCCTTATGTTGTGAAAAACTAGTGTTGCAAGTCCAAGAAAGAAAACCTGCAGATCACAGTAAATAAACTCTCTGGTGCACCGCAAGGTTTGGTTGAGTGGCAATTATATTTGCCTTGCTCTAAGGTGCACCGGGTTCAAATCCCAGCTGAGGCTGGTTGTGGTTTAAAGAACCCATAGTACCCATGgtagtgtgtgtgagtgtgttgtgTGGGTGTGTGAAACATGGGTGTAATGCCTAGGATTGGGGGCTGTCCAATCcatttgaccaaaaaaaaaaaaaaaaaaaaaaaaaaactctctgGTGGAAGTTTTGGCGGGAAAGTGTGAGTGAGGATTACGAA carries:
- the LOC107643559 gene encoding F-box/kelch-repeat protein At1g26930 is translated as MFEGRSCVVSRLFPSSCQAENNWSYMKYLPELDIKNNGKRPAENNASEDENRPRKYTRMLDSKQKSLEDNENSVVPQEDQETIETLSICQDGEEAGDWTDDQSLAEQEQHDDDDDDSLEFGEHQSDQQQQGEHEDFLDSSIHQSDKEQQEDELVAEDSLDSGVRQSNEEQQRGELRDLLDSGVQLELAVNLLESCGQQSDDHQQNHAGGSSDSGSLLPRMNRDSSITCLSRCSRSDYGSLASLNRGFRNVIRSGELYKWRRLNGIMEHWIYFSYALLEWEAYDPIRQRWMHLPRMASNECFMCSDKESLAVGTDLLVFGRELQSLVIYRYSLLTNSWSSGMRMNAPRCLFGSASLGEVAILAGGCDSDGRILDSAELYNSETQTWELLPSMKKPRKMCSGVFMDGKFYVIGGIGGSESKLLTCGEEYDLQTRTWTEIPSMSPGRSNRGSEMPAMAEAPPLVAVVNNELYAADYADMEVKKYDKERKLWIVIGRLPERAVSMNGWGLAFRACGNRLMVIGGPRTHGEGFIELNSWVPGEGPPQWNLLARKRSGNFVYNCAVMGC